The genomic segment ACTGGGATCCTGGAGACAGACCGCTGGTGCCTTCTCCTTTCTAACAACATGACTCGGATACCCTCCAGTAAACCAGTGACTCCGGGCGAGATGCCACAAGCAGGCACCAGCCTCTGTCGGTGGCCAAGAACACACTACAGTGTCCCAGGGTGCCCTGCTCCACAGGCTGTAAGGCTCAGCTGCTGAGGTGACTGTCACAGGTTGGGGCCGTGGGGTAGATTAGTAGTCTCGGGCATTCCCAGACACCCCTACAGGGAGGGCCTTGCCTGGGCACCAGCCCCCCACCAGTGCTGGCTCTCAGGCCGCTGGAGCTCCTGGGCTGTGCCCCTCCGTGCACAGCTGACCTGCGGCGGCAGAGTGCCGCTCCTCCCGGCCCTCTCCACATACGCAGCGCGGCTCGCCCGGCCCTGGTTTCGCCTCCCAGTCACACACCTTCACCTGCCCACCCAGGAGAGCTGCCAGGCGGCCTGACCCTCTGCTGCCTCAGCTTCACACAGGCACCCAAACACACACGGACCAGGCAAGCCCGCCCtgtcctccccccactccccataTGGTCACTTTGGAACCCACAGAGAGGGTTTGGCCCCAAAAGACCTGATATGGTGTCACGGCACCATTCCACACACAGGAGACGCAGCCTGCATAGACCTGAATGTCCTCGCCTGTGCCCACTGGCAGGTGGGGTCCGGCCCTGGAGGGCAGTGGGACCACAGCAGGGTGTGACTGGGGTGGAGTATTTCTTTGCGGAGGGGAGGCAAGGCTGAGTTGGCCTTGCAGGAGTCGTCTCCTGCCAGCACCatgccctgggtggggaacagggGAGCCCTGGGTCTGGGAGAGCTGCCTCAGCCACTAGGAACTGGGCTCAAGCTGTATGCCACAGCTCCTTCACCCCTCTGCTCAGCTCCCACCAGAGGGCCAGGAGAGAGCAGCCCCCAGAGACAGGCCAGGGCAGCCCTGCCCACCAAGCCTGCAGCGGGGGCCAGGCCAGCAGGCTCTGCTCCAGGCCCGGGTGGGCTGGCCTGGGGGGAGGGAACCAGCTCTTTGGTACTGAAGCCACGAGTGCGGGGAGCCTGGTCTCAGCAGGGCCCGCGCCCCCTTCACAAACAGGTCTCGGGGTCTCAGGCAGGGTTCCTCCCTCCGAGAGGGCCAAAGGCCTGCGCCCCAGGGGACCACCTCCCTGGGGGAGGGACCACCCTGCCCAGCACTGACTTCCACTGGACGCAGGACCAGCGGATGGTCCCTGAGAGCAGCCTGGGGGCAGCTGGACCACTCAGACCTTCAGCCAGCCAGGCTTGCTCGCTGCCAGCACACCCCAAAACTCTCTTCATGGCCTGGAGACACTGAGTCCTTGAGACTGAATACAGAAGATAGATTCTCTTTTGCTAAATTTGTGTAATTTAGACAAGAACCCATAAAGGGTTTATTTTCCTGGGAAGAGACAGAAAATCACCCTGCAATCCGAAGAGCCTGCTGAGCCCTGTGGCTAAGTCTTGCCTCCCTGGAGCAGCTGGGGGTGGGTGTGCTGGGGAAACTGACTGCTCACTCCCCAAGCCTATGACAGAGCAGTCAGTGACTCCAAGTCTCTCCTGGGGGGTGGGCTCTGACCCTGGCCAAACTGAAGACCCCGTCCTGTCCAACTATAGCCACGCCTTCCtcttgaacaaaacagaaagtagGAAACAAGGGTGCCTTTTTAATTGCAATCAAATACGCTGTCTGTGGTCAGCGCCCCCGAGCCCGGCCCAGGAGCTGTGGGTGGCCTGCCGTGCAGCCCAGAGCAGGCGTGGGGCCCACTGCACgctgggggctggggccaggCAGCTGAGCCATGCCACACCCCTTGGGTCCCCGAGCAGTGTCTCCTCTTCAGGGGCCCAGCCTCCGGCGCCCAGGACAGAGGAGGTGGGGCAGAGGGCGAGGGGGCTCCCACCTTCGCACACGCATGCAGACGTCCCAGGGTTCGCTTCCATCCCTTCTCCACTGAGATGGGCAATGGTGCGGTGCAGCCACGGCAGTGGGCGTGGGCAGGGCCGCCTACTTCTGAATCTGGAACAGGAAGAGCCGCAGGTTGATGTTCTTGGCGGCCAGCAGCTTGTTGCACTCCACAGAGTCGACGATGGGCAGCGGTACGTAGTCCGTCTCGTTGCTCTCGTTGGTGAACACGAAGTGGTAGATGACGGGGCTGATCTTCACATCGTCGTATGGGCCCTTGAGCAGCAGAAAGGAGCACTCCAGGGGCGCGGTGACCTTGCTCTTGAGCAGGAGCTGGAAGGAGAGGGTGCGCTTGCACGAAAGGTTGGGGTTGCGCTCCGAATCGTTCACGCGTGCCTTCAGGACCCACGTCTGGTTCAGCACCGTGAACCGAGGCGTCTCATAGTACAGACGCGTGATGAAGTCGTCCGTGCGGTATGGCCGGAACTGGACCTCTGTGGAGACAGACAGGCCGGGGGCCGGCGGTCAGAGGGGGCAGGGCCAGGGTGGCGCCTTCCCGGCCGGCCGAGAAGGGCTCGGCCAGGGAGGAAGGCAACTTACCCAGACACAGCAGCTCTACTTGTCACAAGGCAAATCAAACCCATTAGGGCAAACGAAGGCGCACGCAAGCTTTGGGGGAACAACTACAAACAGAAGTGACACTCGTTAGCGGCAGGGAGCCCAGAGGCTGCGAGGGGAGAGTGGCCGACGTGGCCGGACCCCCACtggcccctcctctcctccccgggGCCCCGCAGGGGGAGCGGCCCCACCCAGGGGGCTGGGGTaagcagacacacagacaaaGGATGCAGTTCTGTGAAAAAGTGTACTTTATTGGTTCCGATACAGAGCTGCCAGAAAAGCCAGCGGCCGGGCTGGCACATGGCCCCCAAGCCCATGCTGGGCCTCCAGGCGCAGCCCCGTGGCGGGCCCAGTCCTGGCTCCGCCAGCTGGCCGCAGGGCCCCCGGTCAGCGGTGACCGCCGCCACAGTCCTCATGGCAGAGCCCGCGGCCGGCAAGTCCCTTTGCAGAGGCGGCCAGTCCTCCCTTCCCGGCCACGCCGCAGTCACGCCACCTCGGTCCACAGCGACTCTCCAGGCCTGGCCTGGGTGGTCTGGGACACGGTGCCCACCACGGCAGCCGAGGCTATGACTAACCAGGACCACAGCCTTCTGCTGCTGAGGCCAGGCCCTTGGCTCCCTGGGCCTCCGCAGGCCCGCACGGAGGCAGGCCCGGCCCAGGCAGCGCGGTCTGACTGCTGCCTGACTGCCCTTGACGTGGAGCTGGCCGCCTGGCGTGAGCTCCAGCAAGCACAGGCTTCCTGCCATCCTCTGTCTAGAGCGAGCTCTGGCCTGACTCCTGCTCCCCAGAGTGTCCAAACGCAGTGGTGGTGACCGGGAGAGCCCAGGAAATCCAGCCGGCCTGGGCGCAGTCCAGCCTGCCCATCCCTGGGCGTCCACTCCCGGCTCTGCGGTTTGAGTTGGGCCCCCTCAGCTCGCTCTGGAGCCTTGGCCCTGCCCATCTTCTCATTGGCCTCAGGAAGCCTGCGGCCATTGCAGTAACTGCCTGTCGGCAGGACCCGATGTGACGACTGCTCCTCTTGCCCCTGGCTCCGCAGGGCAGGCCCTTAGCTCCCAGAGCCACCCAGACACACCCACCTTCCAGTGAGACCCCACCTGTCCCAAGGCCGTGCAGCCCCCCTCAGTGAGGACACCACTTTGCCGGGGTCATGGGACCAGGGTGGGGACGCCAGGGAGAGGGACCTCTGCAGAGCCATGCAAGGGCCCCTGGGGTCCTGCCCAGCCCCCCTGCTCGGCCTCCAGCCCTCTTCCCCAAGGCATCCTCCCACGCGCCAGGAGCTCGTCCAGAGCCTGGCCACCGGGTGCATCTGCCCCGGCTCCTGGCTGCCGGCCCTGCCCCAGCCCGTGTGGGGTGCAGCGGGTGGCAGGGCGCCTCACCTGTATAGCCGATCTTTTCGAAGCTGAGCAGGCTGAAGATGCTGTTGTAGAGCTGcatctccttgcggtggctttgGTCCATCTCATCCAGGATCTCCATCAGCTCGTTGCCTGTCTTGGTTGGGTGGGCACAGGCGGCCTCGTGCACCGTCAGCTCGTGAAAAGGGCCATGCCACGGGCAGCCAATGCGCTTGTACTTGCACTGCGTCACCCTGGGGAGGCGGTGAGCACGGTGGTCACACCCTGCCCACGCAAGGTGGCCACCCCAGGGGGCACCTCCACCCAGCCCTGCTCACGCAAACTGGTCCCTGGACAAATACCCTGTGTGCCGGCCCCGAGAAGGGGTCAGAGCTCAGGAGTGCCTGGGAAGGAGCAGGGCATGTGTGAATTGTGGGTGTGCATACCACCTACACCCACCGGGGTGGGCCCCCCACGGTGGTCCTGAGCCCTGCATTGCTCCGCTCCAGGGAGGCTCAGTGGCCTGGCCCCCTAGGGGACTGGAGAACCAGTGCCCCCTCACGCCAATCCAGAGCCCTTGGGCTGGCCACACTCTACTGGCCCAGGAACACCAAGGACAGGCTCCAAGGAAGAAGTCACCACACGGCCATGAGGAACCCTGGAGGACCAGGGTGACTCCAGAGGCTGCCGGATGCAGATCTAAGCCCCGTCTGTGGGGCCTCCTGCCTgtcccagcagcttcccactgacCCCGCCCTGCCAGGGCCTGGAGGCGGGCAGGCCAGCCCGTCCAGATGCTCACCTGTCCTGGCACTCCTCTTTCTGGTGCCTCTCCAGGATGGAGCGGGGGAACTGGCACAGGCAGAAGCCACACTCAGAGGGCAGCTCGCTCACGGCCTTCTCCACGGCCAGGTTGCGGCAGCAGAGGCTCTTACTGATCTCGCAACGACAGTTGGGGCACGTGGCCTGCTCCTCCTTCAGCCGGGCATCTGCTAGTAGGTGGATAAAACAGCCAGCGCACATCAAGTGACCGTTAGTACACTgcggagaaggaaagggagatgaAGCTCACGGACCTGCGGGACCAGGCAGAGGCACACCCGCCCCACGGCCGGCCCCTCCCGGGGCTGCACCTGCAGGGGCTGCGGGCAGGCAGCGGTTTGACAAGCACAGGGCTGGCCTCTGGAGCCCACGCAGCCCCGTGGGGAGGGCGGGTCTCGAGGTGGCCTTTGCCGCCAGCAGAGCCTGACTTGGGGACGCCTTGAGAGCACGTGCTCTCGGCGAGCTTCCCACCCTCAGCAGGTATGCCCTCACCCAGGCCCcgccacactggcctcctgggCCAGCACAGGTGGCAAGGCAGTTGCCGCCCCCTCGAGGGGCTGGCTCCTGCCAGCGGCTTTCTTGATGGCTGACAGCACAGCCTGGGCAGATGGGGAGGCCCTCAGTCTGGGCTAGGCACAAGGGCAGCACGTCTGTAGGGGGTTGCTGGCTTTCGGCCTTGGAGCTGGCCCCTCCCTTTCTGAGCCTGTGGATCCAAGGCCCAAACGCTGCGGTTGTCCACCTCCCCTCCAGCCTGGGGGCCTGGTGTGTGGACAGCAGGCTGCGGCTCAGCTCCCTCACTGAGGGAGGGTGCTCCACACATCCCCAGAGCACCCACTTGGTGCCGCTGACACACACAGGCTGTGGGCTCGGGTCTGCAGGGATTCACAGGGTTGGGGTAGAAGAGGCCCACAAGGGAACCAGAGGTGCAGGAGCAGACAAGCCATGTCCTCTGGGGCACACTGGGTGGTCGCTGAGCCTGGGAGGGAGTGTGGTGCCCCCGCCACCGCGCACCCACCTCCCCTGTGAGATGCCCAGGGCAGAGGATGAGCAGGTGGACAGTGTGCCCACCAGCTCCCCTGGGGCCCAGGACCCTTCTCCAAGTGGGATGCAACGCAGTTGAGACAACTGGGGCTACTGCCAGGCCAGGCCCACAAAAGATGGGTCTTCAGTGAACACCAGCCTCCATCCCACCGCTCCAGGGTCCAGGCACGGAGCTGAGGCCTGCAGGAGGCTGAATGAGCTCTCAGCACCCGCAGGCCATGTTTGGGGTCTAGTGGGTGAGGGGACTATGTGCTGAGGGCTGACAGAGGGCCAGGGACAAAGGCCTCAGACACAGAACTCAGGTCCACACAAGTGCCGTAGATCAGCCGCACTCAAATCTCAATTTATAAGTCAGGTGAAAGGTtaaagtgtgtgagatgaggggggagcctggcagggtctgCTCTGGATATGCGGACTGGCTGAGGGTGGGAGTGAGGCTGGTGCCAAGAACAGACAAGGCAGAAAAGGAATCTGTTCCGTCCACCCCCGAGTCGTGGAGAAGCCAGAGAGATCTGAGTGGAGAGGACAGTGGGGTCCGGGCACCATAGGCTGTTGCCGCCAGCCCAGGTCGGGAGTGTTCTCCACGCCCCCGCGCGGGTGGGCCCAAAGGCCTGGCTGCACCGAGCCACATCCACACAGACAGTCGCTGTGGcctccagaggcagagaggcgAACAGGACCTGCTAACCTGACCACTGACTCACGGGAGGAAGTGCCAGGCAAGGCAGCACACACCTGCCCAGCACCTCAGGGAGGGAGCCAGACCAGCCGCTGAGACCCCAGGGCCTGGGTCCCCACAATCCTTTGTGTGGCCAACGTTAGTTGTAGATGCCCTGAGGCAGAGCCCAAGGGTCTGAGTGGAGAGCAACAGCTGCTGCTAGGCCCGGCCCAGCTGACTTTTCtggtctctggtggtccagccaGGGCGTGGGCCTGAGGGCAAGAGACTCGGGATGGGGTCCAGGGATCTCGTGAGGGACGCAAGGCTGCCCAGTGTGTGACCGCTCACTCCCGGCCCTGCCCTGAAAGCCCACTGCTCGGGAGCAGACGGGGTGACCTGCAGGCCTCCCCTTAGAACCCGGGGGTTACAGGAGCAACCCTGTTCCAGGCCAGCTCCCGTCCGGCCCCCAGGAGCCTCCAGACCTAACACAGGCACCAGGCCTCTCCTGGCCTCTGGGGAGACAGGGTGACGGCCCCTCCAGCCCTAAGAGCTCAGCTCTCAGATGGAACACAGCACACCAGCGCTGCTGGCCTGGCTGAGGAAGAAGCACACACCCACAGGTAGTCCCTTACCGGCCACCCGAGGGACACTCTCTGGGGGGACAACGGGTGACCTGCCTGCTGGTCTGTCTGCAGTTACCACACTTGAGCCCTCCCCACATCCAGGACCCCCTGGACCCCCGAGCAAGACCCGACTCTGCACACAGGCCTGGCCGAGGCAGCGGGCCTCTTGCCCAGCCAGAAGCTGGGCTTCAGAGGGCTCAGCCCAGCACTGGCTGTGTGCCAAGCCACTGATGGACAGCACCAGCCAGGGCAGGCTGGAGTGCCCCACACAACTGCCAGGGCCAAGCCCCGGAGAGCCTGGGCCCGCCACAGAGCAGCTCCTGCCGCACCCAGCCTGGGCTGCTTGCCCACCACCTGCCAGGAAGACTTGAGAGACAggaagggttggggagggggctccAGGCTGGCCAGACCCCACAGGCCACCGGCAGGACGACCATAGACTGGTCACCTCcctttctgggcctcaattttctcaaGCACATAAGGcaaaggaacttccctggagatccagtggttaagactgtgcttccactgcagggggcacaggtttgacccccgatcggggaactagatcccataagcTTGTGCCACCCGCCCCACCgcaaaaaaaaaactgcaatgaGAACAAGCTGGTCTTACCATGTGCAGCAGAGGTATGACAAGACCACACGAGGGCACAGAACTAACTCTGCCACCACCAGCAGGCCTCTGCACACCCCTGCCCAGGAGCCTCAGGAAGGGCTCCAGGCACAAGCCTGCCTCAACAAAGGCCCTCCCTCCCGCTGGGTTCTCCAGCCAAGTTCCTCTGCAACAGCCCTGAAGGGGGGCGTTAGCACCTGCCCCCTAGGTCATCACCTGGCCAGTGCACCCAGGCCGTGTAGGTCAGGCCTCTGCTTGAACCACTTTTCCCTGGGGGAGCTGGAGGCAGTGTCTGCACTCCTGAGGAAaagccctgggccctgggccttgGGACAAAAGCAGGTCTTACAAAGTGCCCTCAGTACTTGATCAAGTCCTTGATCAGTAACCCTTATAGCCTGGAATGCATGGTCCCCTCAAACCCTTGGATGCCCCCTAAACGCCACTGCTTACCAGTAAAGGCAGGCTCAGAACCCAGACTCACGAGACCAGCCCACCCTCCAAGCAGTGGAAGCATCAACCATCTAAGTGCCCCTCAGCTCAGCTAGAGCCTCACCACTGCCCCGCCCCCGTCACCTGGCCCAGTAGGGCCTAATGGCACCTCACACCCCTGCATACTCCATCCAAGGTCTCCTCGACCTCTCTCATCAAAAAACACAGAACGCCCCTTCTCAGGGCAAGCCAGGACTCCAACCTTCCCCCAGGTTTCGGGGCTGAAGCTCTGGGCCAGCAGCCCCTGGACCCCCACCCCGAGGCTCGGGGACCTGGGCGGGGACCAGGAGTGCTGCCTGGACCAAATGGTAACTCAAGTGACAGCCAGCTCAAGCAAGCACAACTTCTTGTGTCCACAGACTGGCTCTTCCCCTGGCGTGGACGGCTAAGCAGATAGGTTCTCAAAGTGGGAGCTAGCACAGTTTCGGCACTGGGCAAGAGGACCCCCAGCCACGTGGGTGGGCAGCCCCGTTGGGAGACCCCTTCAACATCACCACGAACAGAGTCTGTGGCACCGGGCAGGTCAACAGGCGCCGAGGCAAGGCACTCACAAGATCCCCAAGGCAGGTACCCATGCTGGCCAGGACCCGGGCAGAGATGGAGCCACCCCTGCCTGACAGGCCTTTCACCCACACAACCGCCCACCAGGTGGCTGAGGCCCTGGGCTGACCTGAGGCCCGCTGGGGACAGAAGGCACAGCAGCACGGCCTCAGCCCTCCCCCGGGGCAGACGGTGCCACTGGCCGGGCAGGTGGGGCGGGAGAGGCATCCCGCAGCAGGGAGAGGATGGCCTCGGCCCGGGGTGCTGCCTCACCAGGGCCCAcaggagcaggaggggaaggaccAGAGAGGGCCCCAGGCAGAAGGGGCGCCAGAGGAAAGGACTGGAGGGAACTCAGGCCGGAGGTAGTGGACTAGGCACCAGGCCAGCTGGCGCCACAGCCCGTGACAGAGGCCCCAACTCCTCCACCCTGACAGGGGCACAGGTGTTCTCCTGGCTGAGAACTGAGTCAGGGTGGCAGAGCCTCTTGGGCCCATCCTCCAGAGGCCGGTCTGTGGCTCAGGGCCTTCGCTGACATCAGTGGGGTCAGGGACAAGTCTGCCTTGCATGAAGGGCTGGGGAGAGCCGGGATGGGGGTCAGGGGTCAGCTGTGGGGGCAGCACCCCAGGCCCACCTGCTGAAGCTATGTTTCCCCTGAAGGTGGCAGAGGAGCCAGGTCACAGCGCCCTGGGGTCCCAGAACTGCACGCAGAGCAGGCGCAGCACCGCTGCCCACCGCACCCAGCGCAGAGCTCCTGTCCTGTCCCAGCTGCACCCCAGGCCTCCTACCCCCACCTGGCTGCCCGCTGCTGTGCCTACCCAAGAGCCTGGAAAGCGGCTGGCACGCCTTGTCAGGATGCATCTAACACCCACATAAGAACAGCAAAGCCAGCACCTGCCATACCTGCTGTAATCCTGACCTGACGCCACCTAACAAAGGCCATGGTGAGAACAAGTTGCCTGAGCGCCCTGGTCTGACTCCAGAGCAAGATTCCCAAGCCAGGTGGTGTGGCGGGCTGGGTGTGAGCAAGGGGCTCCCATCAGGGACAGGTGACCAGGCCCACGCATGCCACCGTGTCTATTCTCCGCACTACCCAGGCTTCCCCAGAAACACGGAGGTAGGAGCTGGCGGCCAGAGAGCATGCTCTCGAGTTCCTGTTTGCCCAGCCACATCCAGAGGCCTATGGAGACACAGTCACTCCAGCACTGGGCACTGCACGAGGGCTCAGCACGGTCACTGGCTCTTCTCCTCACCCCCAGAACTGGGCACCAACTGCAACAGCCCTCAGATGCATGGCACGGCTGGTGCCGGCCCCAAGGCATGTATCCTGGTGAGGTCAGGCTAAATGTTGCCTGTAGGAACAGAGAGCAAAATATACCACAAGACCAGAGGTGAACGCACCAGACAGCCCATCAATGTAACTCACCAAGCCAGCCAGCAGAAGTGGAGAGGCTGAGCCCAGGCCAGGAAGACATGGCAAGCAGTGGGCCCCAACCAGGGACACACAGAGAGCTCTGCGTCCACTCATTTCAAGGTAGTACATGCAGGACCCATGCCATCCTTGCCCAGATCCTCCCAGGAGAAAATGGCACAGGGCTCCAGGTCCATTTCAACCTCTCCCCCATCAATGACCCCATCCAGGGTGGCTGTGAAGGTGACCTGGAACACTGCTCGCAGCAAGGAGCGATCAAGAAACCTTATCTTAGGGACCCACTCACCCCAGGCTCCAGTGTGGGCACAGCTGGGCATCCACACCAGGGGCCCCCATCCCACAGCAAGTCTTCGAGGAGCCAAAGTGAGTTCTGATCTGTTGCAGGGCTCTGGTCAACTCTTCCATAGCCAGTGGCTCTCCCACTGACCACATGCTCTAAAGCTTTCTCAAGCCTCTAGAGATGAAAGGAAATTCACTCCCTGCCAAGGCCTGGTGTCACTGGGGAAGGATGGAGGTGGGGCAGAGGGCCAGCGCCGGCACCATCCGTGGCTCTCCTCGCTCAGCAGGCCCATTCCTGGGGAAGCACTGAGCAGAGCCCACGA from the Cervus canadensis isolate Bull #8, Minnesota chromosome 12, ASM1932006v1, whole genome shotgun sequence genome contains:
- the CYHR1 gene encoding cysteine and histidine-rich protein 1, which codes for MSGAEEAGGGGPAAGPAGSVPAGVGAGAGVGVGAGPGAAAGPAAAAALGEAAGPGLPDEAGLAGARQLQEAAGDPDAPPKKRLRAAEAAEAAAAAAAAGSGKLEERLYSVLCCTVCLDLPKASVYQCTNGHLMCAGCFIHLLADARLKEEQATCPNCRCEISKSLCCRNLAVEKAVSELPSECGFCLCQFPRSILERHQKEECQDRVTQCKYKRIGCPWHGPFHELTVHEAACAHPTKTGNELMEILDEMDQSHRKEMQLYNSIFSLLSFEKIGYTEVQFRPYRTDDFITRLYYETPRFTVLNQTWVLKARVNDSERNPNLSCKRTLSFQLLLKSKVTAPLECSFLLLKGPYDDVKISPVIYHFVFTNESNETDYVPLPIVDSVECNKLLAAKNINLRLFLFQIQK